One stretch of Pseudomonas azotoformans DNA includes these proteins:
- a CDS encoding 50S ribosomal protein L25/general stress protein Ctc, whose amino-acid sequence MTDFTLNAQARTDLGKGASRRLRHAANIPAVVYGGNKPAESVTILAKEIAKLFENEAAYSHVIELNVDGAKQNVIVKAMQRHPSKQFIMHADFVRVVAGQKLTAIVPVHFIGEEAPVKKGGEISHVLNEVEVTCLPKDLPEFIEVDLSAAEIGTIVHLSDLKAPKGVEFVALAHNDDKAVANVHAPRVAPEAEEGAAE is encoded by the coding sequence ATGACTGACTTTACTCTGAACGCCCAAGCGCGTACTGACCTGGGGAAAGGTGCGAGCCGCCGCCTGCGTCACGCCGCCAACATCCCAGCCGTTGTATACGGTGGTAACAAGCCTGCTGAATCCGTGACCATCCTGGCCAAGGAAATCGCCAAGCTGTTCGAAAACGAAGCTGCCTACAGCCATGTTATCGAGCTGAACGTCGACGGCGCCAAGCAGAACGTCATCGTTAAAGCGATGCAGCGTCACCCGTCCAAGCAGTTCATCATGCACGCCGACTTCGTTCGCGTTGTAGCTGGCCAGAAACTGACCGCTATCGTGCCTGTTCACTTCATCGGTGAAGAAGCGCCGGTCAAGAAAGGCGGCGAAATTTCGCACGTTCTGAACGAAGTCGAAGTGACTTGCCTGCCGAAAGACCTGCCTGAGTTCATCGAAGTCGACCTGTCGGCTGCTGAAATCGGCACCATCGTTCACCTGTCCGACCTCAAAGCTCCTAAAGGCGTTGAGTTCGTTGCACTGGCTCACAACGATGACAAAGCTGTTGCCAACGTTCACGCTCCACGCGTTGCTCCAGAAGCTGAAGAAGGCGCTGCAGAGTAA